CTATTTGGGCTGATCTGGCTATATTAAACATTGAATATCAACAAGCCTTATCAGCTCAAACTATCACTCAATTAGCCAATAATATTGATTTAACTCAAGCTAAACCATGGCCTTTTGACGCCGCCCCAGGAGATACCGTATGGATGGGAGCAAAAGATAAAAATGGCCAAATGGTCAGCTTTATTCAGAGCATTTATTGGGAGTTTGGTAGTGGCATAGCCATGCGTGATGGTGGCTTTGTTTGGAATAACCGCGGCGTCAGTTTCAGCTTAGATAAAAACAATATCAATTGTTTACAGGCTAATAAAAAACCGGCCCATACATTAAACCCAGCTTTTGCTAAATTTACCGATGGTCGTCGACTCGTTTACGGCACTATGGGTGGCGAAGGCCAACCACAAACTCAAGCTGCTATATTCAGCAATTATGCTTGGCGACAGCAGTCTCTACAAAAGGCCATTAGTAATGACCGTTGGTTATTAGGACGCACTTGGGGTGATAGTGCAACAAATTTAAAAATCGAGAATAATTTAGCCAAACAAGTCGCGACAGAACTTACTGCCAAAGGGCATGATTGGCAAAGCGTAGACAATAACAACGAAATGATGGGCCATGCAGGCGCAATTGTTTTTTCAGCACAAGATAACTTGCTAGAAGCTGCCAGCGACCCTCGCTCTGATGGTGTGGCTCAAGTACATAATCTATCAATACCAATTTAATAACAGATAAAATTTTAATCAAAGGATAATATTAAGTGGATGAAATAATTCAATCTTGGCCAATCATAGTGACACTCATTGGCACAGGGATATTTGCCGGTTTATTAGCAGGGCTATTTGGTGTGGGCGGCGGTATAGTAATAGTGCCAGTACTTTACTTTCTGCTGCAAACATTTGGCGTGAGTGCTGAATCAGCTATGATGATTGCCACAGCAACTTCTTTAGCAACCATAGTTCCTACGGCAATATCGACAATAAAAGCACATTACAAAAAAGGCAATGTAGATGTACCTTTACTAAAGTATTGGGCTGGATTTATTTTACTTTTTTCTGTGTTAGGAAGCTTATTAGCCCATGAAATAAAAGGCAATGCGCTGACGCTTATGTTTGGCTGCATAGCCTTAACCGTCAGTTTAAATATGCTGTTTAGAGCTGGCGCACCTGCTACATTTTCGCAATTACCTGGTAAAGTCGGTCAAGGATTTCTGGCTAGTATAGTGGGTGGTTTATCAGTCATGATAGGTATCGGTGGTGGCACTATAGGTGTACCACTGTTAACTGCATTTAATGTCAGAACTCATTTAGCGGTGGGCACTGCTGCAGTATTTGGTTTTTTAATTGCCTTACCTGGAGTAGTCACATTGTTAATCATTGGTACTACACCTGCTGATGCCCCTTTCGGAACTTGGGGTCTGATTAACTTACCAGCGTTCTTTATCATTATTCCTTTAACCATACTGTTTGCCCCCATTGGTGCAGCACTCGGCGCAAAACTAGACCAAAAACAATTAAAACGAGCTTTTGCTTTTGTTTTACTTATCACCAGTTCTCGCATGTTATATCAAGCAATAGGAGCTTAAAAAGATGTCCCATTCATTTATCGATGCATTAAATCCACCACAACGTTTGTTAATGGGCCCGGGTCCTATCAATGCAGATCCTAGGGTATTGCGCGCAATGTCAGCGCAACTAATTGGTCAATACGATCCGGCCATGACAGGTTTTATGAATGAAACTATGGCTCGTTATCGCCAGGTATTTAAGACCCAAAATCAATGGACCTTTTTAATTGATGGTACTTCAAGGGCTGGTATTGAGGCAGTGCTTATATCCGCACTGAGACCTGGTGATAAAGTACTAGTCCCCATTATGGGCAGATTTGGACATCTATTAGCAGAAATAGCAGAACGGGCGCAAGCTGAAGTTCATACAATCGAAGTACCTTGGGGGGAAGTATTTAAACCAGAACAAATTGAAGCAGCTATTAAACAAGTTCAACCTAAAATGTTAGCCATGGTGCAAGGTGACACTTCAACCACTATGAATCAACCTCTTGAACACATTGGCGATATATGTAAACAACATGATGTTTTGTTTTATTGCGACGCTACAGCGTCAATTTTAGGTAATACACTGTTAACTGATGAATGGGGTTTAGATGCGGTTTCTGTAGGTTTACAGAAATGTCTCGGCGGCCCTTCTGGCTCTGCACCTGTTACTTTTAGTGAAAAGTTTGTGCACTGGGTTCGTAGTCGTAAAAAAGTAGAAGCGGGTATTCGTACTGCAGCACACCAAGACGGAATTGAACCTATGATCCGTTCAAATTATTTTGATTTACCTATGATTATGGATTACTGGGGTGAAGAACGCCTCAATCATCATACTGAAGCAACCAGCATGCTGTATTGTGCATCTGAATGCGCCCGAATCGCTATTAATGAAGGTATAGATGAAGCAGTGGCTCGTCACGAATTACATGGCCAAGCTATGTTATTGGGTGTTCAAGCGCTAGGCTTAAAAGTCTTTGGCGACATCAGCAATAAAATGAACAATGTGGTGGGTGTCTATATCCCCGATGAAGTTGATGGCGACAAAGTACGCGGTCAAATGTTGACTGATTTTGGCATTGAAATAGGTACTTCTTTTGGCCCACTACATGGCAAAATTTGGCGCATAGGCACAATGGGTTACAACGCACGTAAATCAGCAGTGTTACAAACATTAGCCTGCCTAGATGCGTGTCTACATGCTAATCATTACAAAGGCCCTCAGGGCGAAGCCAGTGCTGCGGCACTTAATTTTTATGCTAGCCAAGCTTAGGTTGTAATTATAATC
The sequence above is a segment of the Paraglaciecola sp. L3A3 genome. Coding sequences within it:
- a CDS encoding alanine--glyoxylate aminotransferase family protein, with the protein product MSHSFIDALNPPQRLLMGPGPINADPRVLRAMSAQLIGQYDPAMTGFMNETMARYRQVFKTQNQWTFLIDGTSRAGIEAVLISALRPGDKVLVPIMGRFGHLLAEIAERAQAEVHTIEVPWGEVFKPEQIEAAIKQVQPKMLAMVQGDTSTTMNQPLEHIGDICKQHDVLFYCDATASILGNTLLTDEWGLDAVSVGLQKCLGGPSGSAPVTFSEKFVHWVRSRKKVEAGIRTAAHQDGIEPMIRSNYFDLPMIMDYWGEERLNHHTEATSMLYCASECARIAINEGIDEAVARHELHGQAMLLGVQALGLKVFGDISNKMNNVVGVYIPDEVDGDKVRGQMLTDFGIEIGTSFGPLHGKIWRIGTMGYNARKSAVLQTLACLDACLHANHYKGPQGEASAAALNFYASQA
- a CDS encoding sulfite exporter TauE/SafE family protein, yielding MDEIIQSWPIIVTLIGTGIFAGLLAGLFGVGGGIVIVPVLYFLLQTFGVSAESAMMIATATSLATIVPTAISTIKAHYKKGNVDVPLLKYWAGFILLFSVLGSLLAHEIKGNALTLMFGCIALTVSLNMLFRAGAPATFSQLPGKVGQGFLASIVGGLSVMIGIGGGTIGVPLLTAFNVRTHLAVGTAAVFGFLIALPGVVTLLIIGTTPADAPFGTWGLINLPAFFIIIPLTILFAPIGAALGAKLDQKQLKRAFAFVLLITSSRMLYQAIGA